The genomic DNA CGGGGAGTCGAGCATCTTCAGCGGCACCTGGATGCCCCGCCGTTCCCACTCCTCCTGCAGTGCGCGCGCCTCCTCGCCCTCCACCCCCACGGTGATCGCCTCCAGCGTGGAGGGCCGGGTGGCGCGGGCGTAGGCGAGGGCGCGCAGGGTCGGCTTGTGGATCTTGGAGACCAGGACGACGGCGTGGTTGCGCGCGGGCAGCATCGACTCGTCCACCTGGGCTTCCTCGGGTACGGCGAGCTCGCGCGCCACGTTCTCGTAGTGGCGGTGGATGGCCTTCATCATCAGGAACAGCACCGGCATGGCCACGCAGACGATCCAGGCGCCGTGGGTGAACTTGGTGAGCAGCACCACCACCAGCACCACGCCGGTCATGATGCCGCCGAAGAAGTTGATGACCCGCGAACGCTTCATCTGCACCCGGACCGCCGGCTCGGTCTCGGTTCTCAGATGCCGGGTCCAGTGCCGGACCATACCGGTCTGGCTCAGGGTGAACGACACGAAGACGCCCACGATGTAAAGGTTGAGCAGCCGGCTGACGTCGGCCTGGAAGCCCCAGAGCAGCAGGCAGGCGCTGGCGGCGAGGATGACGATGCCGTTGGAGAAGGCCAGCCGGTCGCCCCGGGTGTGCAGCTGACGGGGGAGGAAACGGTCCTGGGCGAGGATGGAGCCGAGCACGGGGAAACCGTTGAAGGCGGTGTTGGCGGCGAGAAACAGGATCAGCGCGGTGACGGCGGCGATGACGAAGAAGAACAGGGAGCCGCTGCCGAAGACGGCCTCGGAGATCTGCGCGATGATCGGCGGCTGGTAGTAGCCGGGCCCGGCCGGACGGCCGTTGATGAGCACGTCGCGGGCGGCCGTGGCGGGGTCGGCGAGCTTGACGCCGGAGGCCAGGCCGAGGGTGATGATGCCGACGAACATCGTCACCGCGACCAGGCCCATCAGCAGCAGCGTGTTGGCGGCGTTCTTGCTCTTGGGCTTGCGGAAGGCGGGCACGCCGTTGCTGATCGCCTCGACCCCGGTGAGCGCCGCGCAGCCGGAGGAGAACGCCCGCAGGATCAGGAAGGCCGCCGCGAACGACGTCAGGTTGGTCTGCGCGGTCGCGATCTCGTAGTCGGCGGTGGGCGCGCGCAGTTCGTCGCCGAGCACGAACAGCCGGAAGCCGCCCCACACGATCAGGCCGATGACCGCGAACATGAACGCGTAGGTGGGGACGGCGAAGGCCGCGCCGGACTCACGGATCCCCCGGAGGTTGACGACCGTCAGCAGCACGACGATGACGATCGCGACCAGCGGCTTGTGCTCAGCGACGTAGGGGATCGTGGCGCCCACGTAGTCGACGCCGTTGGCCACCGACACCGCGACGGTGAGGACGTAGTCGACCATGAGGGCGCTGGCGACGGTGAGACCGGCGTTGCGGCCCAGGTTGACGGTGGCCACCTCGTAGTCGCCGCCACCGCTGGGGTAGGCGTGCACGTTCTGCCGGTAGGACGCGACGACCGTCAGCATCACCAGGACGACGGCGCCCGCGACCCAGGGGGCGAAGCCGTAGAAGGAGACTCCGGCGATGGAGAGGATGACAAGGATCTCCTGAGGGGCATAGGCCACCGAGGAGAGGGCATCGCTCGCGAAAACGGGCAGGGCGATCCGTTTGGAGAGCAGTTGTTCGTGCAGCTGCGTGCTACGCAGGGCCCGTCCGATGAACAGGCGCTTCACGAGGTCCGTCACCTTCACCACGTCTGCCGATGCTAGTCCCCATAGGTGCATCCCGCTGACACGGCGCTCCCGGGGCGGGCCATACTGACTA from Streptosporangium sp. NBC_01756 includes the following:
- a CDS encoding APC family permease, translated to MVKVTDLVKRLFIGRALRSTQLHEQLLSKRIALPVFASDALSSVAYAPQEILVILSIAGVSFYGFAPWVAGAVVLVMLTVVASYRQNVHAYPSGGGDYEVATVNLGRNAGLTVASALMVDYVLTVAVSVANGVDYVGATIPYVAEHKPLVAIVIVVLLTVVNLRGIRESGAAFAVPTYAFMFAVIGLIVWGGFRLFVLGDELRAPTADYEIATAQTNLTSFAAAFLILRAFSSGCAALTGVEAISNGVPAFRKPKSKNAANTLLLMGLVAVTMFVGIITLGLASGVKLADPATAARDVLINGRPAGPGYYQPPIIAQISEAVFGSGSLFFFVIAAVTALILFLAANTAFNGFPVLGSILAQDRFLPRQLHTRGDRLAFSNGIVILAASACLLLWGFQADVSRLLNLYIVGVFVSFTLSQTGMVRHWTRHLRTETEPAVRVQMKRSRVINFFGGIMTGVVLVVVLLTKFTHGAWIVCVAMPVLFLMMKAIHRHYENVARELAVPEEAQVDESMLPARNHAVVLVSKIHKPTLRALAYARATRPSTLEAITVGVEGEEARALQEEWERRGIQVPLKMLDSPYREITRPILEYVKSLRRRSPRDVVTVYIPEYVVGHWWEHLLHNQSALRLKGRLLFQPGVMVTSVPWQLHSSDRLKGRPERYAPNAVRRWRREAAGQQTRRAEAVRNAADGDEVARGEDGKA